The DNA segment TATTCCACCCGGCCGGAAACAGGTATCCGGTTAATATGAACATTAATAGGTGACATGAAAATCGAGACTTTTTTTCCGGCACCCCCGATATATTCGTTTTCAATATCCTCAACCGATAGAATCCGGCCATCGGCCGTGGCCAGAATGAGATTGGAGTCTTCGGGAATATCTCGCGGCGGATTTCTATAAAAAAAGGTCAGAAAAACGGTTAACAGCGCCAGGCAGACCGAAATAATAAAAAGACTGACCGAATCCTTCCAGTTTGCCCAAAGAATTGCTGTCAGGGTTAGAAAAAAGCCCGCCACGATAAATTTAATGCCATATGAAGCAATCATTTACCAAAGACCCGCCGGAATATTTTATCGACATTTTTAAAATAATATGAAATATCGAAACATTCACCGATTTCTTCGACCGAAAGATATTTCGATATTTCTTTGTCATGGCTGACCAACTCGTCGAATTTCCCGTTTTCTGCCGCCGCTATCATGGCATGGCGTTGAACTAACCGATAAGCCTGGTCACGGTTACCGACAGCTTCGGTCAGTTTAAGTAACAGCCTCTGGGAAAAGACAATCCCGCCGTTGCGATAAATATTTTCAAGCATCCGGCCTTTATTGATAACCAAACGGCTGAGAATATCATTCAATAATTTAAGACCATAATCAGCCAGAATAGTAGCATCGGGAATAATGACCCGTTCGGCGGAACTGTGGGCAATATCGCGTTCATGCCAGAGTGGAATATTTTCCATGCCCGTCACGGCATATCCCCGTATCAGTCTCGCGATTCCGGACAGCCGTTCAGCAGTGATTGGATTCTTCTTATGCGGCATAGCCGAGGAGCCCTTCTGCCCTTTGGCAAAACCCTCCTGGATTTCGCCG comes from the Candidatus Zixiibacteriota bacterium genome and includes:
- a CDS encoding phosphatidylserine decarboxylase family protein, with product MIASYGIKFIVAGFFLTLTAILWANWKDSVSLFIISVCLALLTVFLTFFYRNPPRDIPEDSNLILATADGRILSVEDIENEYIGGAGKKVSIFMSPINVHINRIPVSGRVEYVKYVPGKFFRAFLDKASEENEHNEIGLVFNGGRLIFKQIAGIMARRISCTAVADQEVIAGDIYGMIHFGSRAEIFLPEDVEVLVSADDNVLAGETIIGRYTKN